The following are encoded together in the bacterium genome:
- a CDS encoding ABC transporter ATP-binding protein translates to MIHLSEIRYTYPKGGAEAIRGISLDVSMGETLFVLGHNGAGKSTMLRLFNGLLKPGSGTVTVDGTDTREVRPAQLSRTVGLVFQNPDAQLFRDRVSEEVSFGAENGSGDDDATERHERAMALLDLESVADHNPYDLTLSWRKRVAIASVVAMGTPVLVLDEPTGGQDADGTRVLTDLISDTRRRGHGCVVVTHDVDLAFDCADRVVVLRDGKIHLEGSPMSVLGDPLLHLAGVEPSTMHQISGGIGLDPPARGVDELEEYLEGAGGRTP, encoded by the coding sequence GTGATCCACCTGAGCGAAATCCGGTACACGTACCCGAAGGGAGGAGCAGAGGCGATCCGGGGAATCAGCCTGGACGTGTCCATGGGCGAGACCCTGTTCGTCCTGGGCCATAACGGGGCCGGCAAGTCGACGATGCTCCGCTTGTTCAACGGGCTGCTCAAGCCCGGTTCGGGGACGGTCACCGTAGACGGGACCGACACGAGGGAGGTGAGGCCCGCCCAACTCTCGCGAACCGTGGGGCTGGTGTTCCAGAATCCTGACGCGCAGCTGTTCCGGGACCGGGTCTCCGAAGAGGTGTCCTTCGGCGCCGAGAACGGCTCGGGAGACGACGACGCCACCGAGCGCCACGAGCGAGCGATGGCCCTGCTCGACCTCGAGTCGGTCGCGGACCACAATCCCTACGACCTGACGCTCTCGTGGCGAAAGCGGGTTGCCATCGCGTCAGTGGTGGCCATGGGGACTCCCGTCCTGGTGCTCGACGAACCAACCGGCGGGCAGGACGCAGACGGGACCCGTGTCCTCACCGACCTCATCTCCGACACGCGCCGCCGCGGCCACGGCTGCGTCGTGGTCACCCATGACGTTGATCTGGCCTTCGACTGCGCCGACCGGGTCGTCGTGCTCCGCGACGGCAAGATCCATCTGGAAGGCAGTCCGATGTCGGTGCTCGGAGACCCGCTCCTCCACTTGGCGGGGGTAGAACCCTCCACCATGCATCAGATCTCCGGTGGCATCGGGTTGGACCCGCCGGCGCGCGGGGTTGATGAGCTGGAAGAATATCTCGAAGGCGCAGGAGGTCGGACCCCATGA
- a CDS encoding energy-coupling factor transporter transmembrane component T: METDTATWSPARVAELYEIGNTWLHRAHPLTKLAAVLPLSVAGFAGDTVLVPAILLAAAVLTLVVSRLGIIALKSLRLMAPMTFALVVIHGIVRPYDAEPLVAWGPISVNAGGLALAGTTAARIAVFVIAVTAAMTTVHPKIFATALIQRGVSHKLAYAYLAGAELIPEMRLRATQILEAQQSRGFDTKGSLPRRLRTLFALLKPLLVSSLIGVEMRTLALESRGFSLPGRRTAAVAVRERGRLLQRSLLLASIPLLVLAVIW; this comes from the coding sequence GTGGAAACCGACACGGCCACCTGGTCCCCGGCTCGGGTCGCCGAGCTATACGAGATCGGGAACACCTGGCTTCACCGGGCCCATCCCCTGACCAAGCTGGCCGCGGTGCTTCCACTATCGGTGGCAGGATTTGCCGGTGACACCGTACTGGTACCGGCCATCCTCCTGGCAGCGGCGGTGCTGACCCTGGTCGTGTCCCGCCTCGGCATCATCGCCCTCAAGTCCCTCCGGCTGATGGCACCTATGACATTCGCCCTGGTCGTGATCCATGGGATAGTCCGCCCGTACGACGCGGAGCCTCTGGTGGCTTGGGGCCCCATCTCGGTCAACGCCGGCGGCTTGGCCCTTGCCGGGACGACCGCGGCGCGGATAGCAGTGTTCGTCATCGCGGTGACCGCCGCGATGACGACCGTCCACCCCAAGATCTTCGCCACCGCTCTCATCCAGCGGGGCGTGTCGCACAAGCTGGCCTACGCCTACCTGGCGGGAGCTGAGTTGATCCCGGAGATGAGGCTCCGGGCCACACAGATTCTCGAGGCTCAGCAGTCCCGCGGCTTCGACACGAAGGGGAGCCTGCCAAGGCGCCTCAGGACTCTGTTCGCATTGCTCAAACCGCTGCTGGTGAGTTCGCTGATCGGGGTCGAGATGAGGACGCTCGCCCTGGAGTCCCGCGGGTTCTCCCTGCCCGGCCGGCGGACCGCCGCAGTCGCGGTCCGGGAGAGGGGAAGGCTGCTCCAGAGGAGCCTGCTCCTGGCCTCGATCCCTCTGCTCGTCCTGGCGGTCATCTGGTGA
- a CDS encoding ECF transporter S component, with protein sequence MSAIKDGLRFKTAFTTTAWVLIPVAIGINLIGRFFTQTLNLPLFLDTIGTTMAAFLAGPWVAAVAGVLTNLVIGLTLEATSIPFGIVNAAIGIVAGVMAAHGFLRSTGKIIVMMLCLTAITIITAMPLVVLVFEGVSGSGVDAVTGFFAASGRNMVESVLGQQLLTTPGDKVLTVLLAFALIKGVPQRYRPPFGREVIPF encoded by the coding sequence ATGAGCGCGATCAAAGACGGTCTCCGATTCAAGACAGCTTTCACGACAACGGCATGGGTACTCATCCCGGTGGCTATCGGGATCAACCTCATCGGGAGGTTCTTCACCCAGACCTTGAACCTGCCCCTGTTCCTCGACACCATCGGCACCACCATGGCGGCCTTCCTGGCGGGGCCGTGGGTAGCGGCGGTCGCCGGAGTGCTCACGAACCTGGTGATCGGACTCACGCTCGAGGCGACGTCGATCCCCTTCGGGATCGTGAACGCGGCCATCGGAATCGTGGCCGGCGTCATGGCGGCACACGGCTTCCTTCGCTCTACGGGCAAGATCATCGTGATGATGCTCTGCCTGACCGCGATCACCATCATCACCGCCATGCCCCTCGTGGTTCTCGTGTTCGAAGGCGTTTCAGGATCCGGCGTCGATGCCGTTACCGGCTTCTTCGCGGCTTCCGGGAGGAACATGGTCGAGTCGGTGCTCGGTCAGCAGTTGCTCACGACACCGGGCGACAAGGTGCTGACAGTGCTCCTGGCATTCGCTCTGATCAAGGGCGTCCCGCAGCGTTACCGGCCTCCGTTCGGCCGAGAGGTCATACCGTTCTGA
- a CDS encoding ABC transporter ATP-binding protein: protein MSGAGLPESASLTASTFASFEEFTFTYDTASEPTLTRLTLGLRADQLTLISGPSGGGKSTLARVVAGFIPRPLGGSFEGTARVLGHDVESAPPHALTESVGVVFDNPFDQLTAATSTAFDEVAYALENEGLPPDEIAARALEALESVGLAEMTGRHPRRLSGGQSQRLAIACALAQRKPILVLDDPTSQLDPTGREEVVSLVRTLRDAGTTVVLVAQDLGHWLEMADRLVILDEGRVTADGHPATLLADPRLLAGTILVPRCVAVWADLRRRGIALGDTPPLTTDQLVSSLRNLGREREPTP, encoded by the coding sequence GTGAGCGGCGCCGGCCTACCGGAATCCGCGAGCCTGACCGCCTCCACCTTCGCCTCCTTCGAGGAGTTCACATTCACCTACGACACCGCCTCCGAGCCAACACTGACGAGGTTGACTCTCGGACTGCGTGCTGATCAGCTCACGCTGATCTCCGGGCCGTCCGGAGGTGGCAAGTCGACGCTGGCCCGGGTGGTGGCCGGGTTCATCCCGCGACCGCTCGGGGGAAGTTTCGAGGGTACGGCACGGGTGCTGGGGCATGATGTGGAGAGCGCTCCACCACACGCGCTCACCGAGTCGGTCGGTGTCGTGTTCGACAACCCGTTCGATCAGCTCACGGCCGCCACGAGCACGGCGTTCGACGAGGTCGCCTACGCCTTGGAGAACGAGGGCCTCCCGCCGGACGAGATCGCGGCAAGAGCACTGGAGGCCCTGGAGAGCGTGGGACTGGCCGAGATGACCGGTCGGCACCCCCGCCGCCTGTCGGGTGGCCAATCACAGCGGCTGGCCATTGCCTGTGCTCTGGCCCAGAGGAAGCCGATCCTGGTTCTTGACGACCCGACTTCCCAACTCGATCCCACCGGTAGGGAGGAGGTCGTCTCGTTGGTCAGGACGCTCCGGGATGCGGGCACCACAGTCGTCCTGGTGGCGCAGGACCTGGGCCACTGGCTCGAGATGGCGGATCGGCTGGTCATCCTGGATGAAGGTCGGGTGACCGCCGACGGCCATCCGGCAACGCTGCTGGCCGACCCTCGCCTCCTCGCGGGAACGATCCTGGTTCCCCGCTGCGTCGCCGTCTGGGCCGACCTGCGCCGGCGCGGGATCGCCCTGGGCGACACTCCCCCGCTGACCACCGACCAGCTGGTCAGCTCCCTTCGGAACCTTGGTAGGGAGCGGGAGCCGACTCCGTGA
- a CDS encoding nucleoside phosphorylase yields MKHDPLSTDRPQHHIRCLPGDVAERVLLPGDPKRAELIAGLLDDARHVATNREYTTYTGTYGGMPVSVTSTGIGCPSAAIAIEELTSVGAKTLIRTGTSGSMSPDVGPGEVIVGTAAIREEGTGTSYLPIEFPAVADLDLTYCLRAAAEALGLPVRVGVLHSKDSFYSHRDPDRLPVAQEMRGKRAAWTAGGALASEMETSTLFVLGSMLRVRTGSICLVASSQDASTRLTPEESERLVEKVVTAALDALVLDESNATGGSTR; encoded by the coding sequence ATGAAGCATGATCCGCTGAGCACCGACAGGCCTCAGCACCACATCCGTTGCCTGCCCGGTGACGTCGCCGAACGGGTGCTCCTGCCGGGCGATCCCAAGCGAGCCGAGTTGATCGCGGGCCTTCTCGACGATGCCCGCCACGTCGCCACCAATCGCGAGTACACCACCTATACGGGGACGTACGGGGGCATGCCGGTGTCCGTCACGTCTACCGGTATCGGCTGCCCGTCTGCGGCCATCGCGATCGAAGAACTCACCAGCGTGGGCGCCAAGACCCTCATACGAACCGGGACCAGCGGGTCGATGAGTCCCGACGTGGGGCCGGGTGAGGTGATCGTCGGTACGGCCGCGATCCGGGAGGAAGGAACCGGAACGTCCTACCTCCCGATCGAGTTCCCGGCCGTGGCCGACCTCGATCTGACCTACTGCCTGCGGGCGGCGGCCGAGGCGCTCGGGCTTCCGGTTCGGGTGGGGGTGCTCCACTCGAAGGACTCCTTCTACTCCCACCGTGACCCGGACCGGCTCCCGGTGGCCCAGGAGATGAGGGGCAAGCGGGCGGCCTGGACGGCGGGAGGCGCCCTGGCTTCGGAGATGGAGACGTCCACGCTCTTCGTTCTCGGATCCATGCTCCGGGTCAGGACCGGATCCATCTGCCTGGTGGCCAGCTCGCAGGACGCGTCCACCCGGCTGACCCCCGAAGAATCGGAACGCTTGGTCGAGAAGGTGGTGACAGCCGCGCTCGACGCCCTGGTCCTCGACGAATCGAACGCCACGGGAGGCAGCACTCGATGA
- a CDS encoding amidohydrolase family protein, with protein MTTRIDVHTHFYPTSYLAGLEKRREMPRVYRDGEIRRFVIFPEEEADPRIGRPIEDGWWTIPGKVGFMDENAISRSVISLGNPWMEPFEGQHGVELTRVVNDELGTLEERTEGRLVGLGALPATGVPDVLNEIEAIDAHPSLRGIVTGPRIAHFRLDDPELEPVWAALESRQLPLLLHPQDGIALDLLEGYGHVLPVGVGFPMETTAVVSRLVFGGVLYNHPDLKIIVSHGGGTLSALVGRLDAAWRSDEIGRTRLPELPSKSIARLYIDAITYAAGPFQASIAMVGSDRVMFGTDHPFSIEDAGATMDAMETVDETTRDSIFAGNASALFDLT; from the coding sequence ATGACCACACGAATCGATGTCCACACCCACTTCTACCCCACGTCCTACCTGGCCGGCCTGGAGAAGCGACGCGAGATGCCGCGCGTCTACCGGGACGGCGAGATCCGGCGTTTCGTGATCTTCCCGGAGGAGGAAGCCGACCCGCGCATCGGTCGCCCCATCGAGGACGGCTGGTGGACGATCCCCGGCAAAGTCGGCTTCATGGACGAGAACGCCATCTCACGATCGGTCATCTCGCTCGGCAACCCCTGGATGGAGCCCTTCGAGGGACAGCACGGAGTCGAGCTCACGAGGGTGGTCAACGACGAGTTGGGCACGCTGGAGGAGAGGACGGAGGGCCGGCTGGTCGGCCTGGGCGCCCTTCCCGCCACCGGCGTCCCGGACGTGTTGAACGAGATCGAGGCCATAGACGCCCACCCCAGCCTGCGCGGGATCGTGACCGGCCCGAGGATCGCCCACTTCCGGCTTGACGACCCGGAACTGGAACCGGTCTGGGCGGCACTCGAGTCCCGGCAACTCCCCTTGCTGTTGCACCCCCAGGACGGCATCGCCCTCGACCTCCTGGAAGGATACGGACACGTGCTACCCGTGGGGGTGGGATTCCCGATGGAGACCACCGCGGTGGTGAGCCGGCTCGTTTTCGGCGGCGTCCTCTACAACCACCCCGATCTCAAGATCATCGTCTCCCATGGTGGTGGAACGCTGTCGGCCCTGGTAGGGCGACTCGACGCCGCCTGGCGATCGGACGAGATCGGCCGGACCAGACTTCCGGAACTCCCGTCCAAGTCAATCGCCCGGCTATACATCGACGCCATCACGTACGCCGCCGGCCCGTTCCAAGCCTCGATTGCCATGGTCGGGAGCGACCGGGTCATGTTCGGCACCGACCATCCCTTCTCGATCGAGGATGCCGGAGCCACGATGGACGCCATGGAGACGGTAGACGAGACGACCCGAGACTCGATCTTCGCCGGCAACGCGTCGGCTCTCTTCGACCTGACCTAG
- a CDS encoding ABC transporter substrate-binding protein: protein MNLAENLRDAGTEGDDYFERLEERLELVEQERALIEDSENVLRQLLTQVDALGKEAQGLRVPPIPTAPTVSPDDPGISDSEILFGQSAALTGPSAALGLGMQLGIQAAFKEANDAGGVHGRQLRLVTRDDRYESDAAFGQTLRLIENDQVFGLIGAVGTPTSRAASPLARASGVPFVAPFTGAQLLRVGELSNVLNIRASYHQETQKMAELLAAAGKTRVAVLYQNDSDGVDGLTGVEQAVEAHGLELVASWYYRRNTEAVTSAAFRIADKQPDAVIIIGAYRPAARLIEKLREDLGPETIFMAVSFVGSEALATELGAAGEGIYVTQVVPLPGGDDVSVLAEYRAALSGVDPDADPGFVSLEGYLAGRLAIERLRACGADLSRACFLDVTGASGSIDIGGVSLQFGPGDNQGSDAVYLTVINSEGEYELVDSIR, encoded by the coding sequence TTGAATCTGGCCGAGAACCTGCGTGATGCCGGAACCGAAGGGGATGACTATTTCGAACGGCTGGAGGAGCGTCTTGAGCTGGTGGAGCAGGAACGTGCTCTGATAGAGGACAGCGAGAACGTTCTGAGGCAGCTCTTGACTCAGGTTGACGCGTTGGGTAAGGAAGCCCAGGGTTTGCGTGTGCCACCCATCCCAACGGCTCCAACGGTGAGCCCGGATGATCCCGGCATCTCCGACAGCGAGATACTGTTCGGTCAGTCAGCGGCCCTCACCGGACCTTCCGCAGCGTTGGGCTTGGGTATGCAGCTGGGCATCCAGGCGGCGTTCAAAGAGGCGAACGACGCAGGAGGAGTGCACGGACGCCAGCTGAGGCTTGTGACCAGAGATGACCGATACGAGAGCGATGCTGCGTTCGGGCAAACCCTTCGTCTGATCGAGAACGATCAGGTCTTCGGGTTGATCGGAGCGGTGGGAACACCAACCTCTCGGGCAGCCTCCCCGCTGGCACGCGCATCGGGCGTGCCGTTCGTAGCACCCTTCACCGGTGCGCAGCTGCTGCGCGTCGGCGAGCTGAGCAATGTTCTCAACATCCGTGCCTCATACCACCAGGAAACTCAGAAGATGGCGGAGCTACTGGCCGCTGCCGGGAAGACGAGGGTGGCGGTGCTCTACCAGAACGACTCTGATGGTGTTGACGGTCTGACAGGGGTAGAGCAGGCGGTGGAGGCTCATGGCCTGGAGTTGGTGGCTTCCTGGTACTACCGGCGGAACACGGAGGCTGTCACGTCCGCGGCGTTCCGGATCGCCGACAAGCAGCCGGACGCGGTCATCATCATCGGCGCTTACCGCCCGGCGGCGCGGCTCATCGAGAAGCTGCGCGAGGACCTGGGACCCGAAACGATCTTCATGGCCGTGTCGTTCGTCGGCAGTGAAGCTCTCGCGACCGAACTGGGTGCTGCCGGCGAGGGGATCTACGTGACGCAGGTGGTGCCGTTGCCCGGCGGGGACGACGTCTCGGTCCTGGCCGAGTACCGCGCCGCACTGTCCGGCGTCGATCCGGATGCCGACCCGGGATTCGTCTCCCTCGAGGGCTATCTAGCCGGACGGCTCGCCATCGAACGTCTGAGGGCTTGCGGCGCCGACCTCAGCCGGGCGTGCTTCCTGGATGTCACAGGTGCGTCCGGGTCCATAGACATAGGCGGAGTCTCGCTCCAATTCGGACCAGGTGACAACCAGGGTTCTGATGCGGTCTACCTGACCGTGATCAACTCGGAGGGCGAGTACGAGTTGGTTGACAGCATCCGCTGA